Proteins from one Toxotes jaculatrix isolate fToxJac2 chromosome 13, fToxJac2.pri, whole genome shotgun sequence genomic window:
- the epb41a gene encoding protein 4.1, producing the protein MTTDEAESHQKKPRQQEEGGQDARPPSPEEEQLRPRNRNSAGRGLSRLFSSLLKRRSQCESEGGEKEDKEEEEEEEEEAKAPIADPEPELRTEGEVALDQHSVSSAEAQAVQVEKKEAEEEEGGKDKEDDKEKGETAALEKEEDQEKEKESGPEGGGKGEDEEKTTEEEEAKAPRAPRRPKTMQIKVTLLDDTLYECELDKHATGHELFMKVCDHLNLLEKDYYGLAIWQTPTVKTWMDLTKEIRRQVQGADFNFTFNVKFYPPDPAQLSEDITRYYLCLQLRKDILQGRLPCSFVTLALLGSYALQSELGEYDPEVHSSGYAKDMKMAQGQTKELEDKMMELHHTYRSMSPAQADLMFLENAKKLSMYGVDLHPAKDLDGVDIMLGVCSSGLMVYKDKLRINRFPWPKVLKVSYKRSSFFIKIRPSEVEQYESAIGFKLPNYKAAKKLWKVCVEHHTFFRLTSTEMATTPRKFLALGSKFRYSGRTQAQTRQASSLIDRPAPLFQRSSSKRNSRSLDGAMVSTPDNKSTRPVSAPVMSPVSPGEASPSPLLPTLPRSDHHDGRTPKGRRSADRKAEVKRESHPAEHTKSHSPRPESTPEIKTVARRERRHSPSVTAANGEREKKSQHSPQDKTKTEMVRVRKKRAKKLEGETIYIRHSNLMLELNPKGLACTIFLSDSHDLDKTQTEIMRHHTSISELKRSFMESVPEPRPSEWDKRLSTNSPFRTASINGQLQPASPVMKTQTITISDVTNSLRGTVAYKDIPLVHTETKTITYESAQVSLPQPADSLAERDSGVLLSAQTITSETISTTTTTQITKTVKGGISETRIEKRIVITGDTEIDHDKALAQAIKEAKEQHPDMSVTKVVVHQETEISPE; encoded by the exons atgacaacagacGAGGCAGAGAGTCACCAGAAGAAGCCAAGGCAGCAGGAGGAAGGCGGCCAGGACGCCAGGCCGCCCTCACCGGAGGAGGAGCAGCTCCGGCCTCGCAACCGCAACTCTGCCGGCCGCGGCCTCTCCcgcctcttctcctccctcctgaaGAGACGCTCGCAGTGTGAGAGCgaggggggagagaaggaggacaaggaggaggaggaagaagaagaagaagaagctaaaGCCCCCATCGCCGACCCCGAACCTGAACTGAGGACGGAGGGAGAGGTCGCCCTGGATCAGCACTCAGTAAGCAGTGCTGAGGCTCAG GCTGTCCAGGTGGAGAAGAaagaagctgaggaggaggagggtggaaaggacaaagaagacgacaaggagaaaggagagacgGCTGccctggagaaggaggaggaccaagagaaggagaaggagtcCGGTCCTGAAGGAGGCGGCAAGGGAGAGGACGAGGAGAagacaacagaggaggaggaggccaaagCTCCTAGAGCCCCCCGCCGACCCAAGACCATGCAGATCAAAGTCACCCTGCTGGATGACACTCTGTACGAGTGTGAGCTGGAT AAACATGCTACGGGTCATGAGCTGTTCATGAAGGTGTGTGACCACCTCAACCTCCTGGAGAAGGACTACTACGGCCTGGCCATCTGGCAGACGCCTACCGTGAAG ACTTGGATGGACCTGACCAAGGAGATCCGTAGGCAGGTGCAAG gtgCCGACTTCAATTTCACCTTCAATGTGAAATTCTACCCACCGGACCCAGCCCAGCTGTCCGAGGACATAACAAG GTACTACCTGTGTCTCCAGCTGCGGAAGGACATCCTGCAGGGCCGCCTTCCCTGTTCCTTCGTCACCCTGGCCCTGCTGGGCTCCTACGCCCTGCAGTCGGAGCTGGGCGAGTACGACCCCGAGGTGCACAGCAGCGGTTATGCCAAGGACATGAAAATGGCCCAGGGTCAGAccaaggagctggaggacaaaATGATGGAGCTGCACCATACGTACAG GTCAATGAGTCCGGCCCAGGCGGACCTGATGTTCCTGGAGAACGCCAAGAAACTCTCTATGTACGGAGTGGACCTCCACCCTGCCAAG GATCTGGACGGTGTCGACATCATGCTGGGGGTTTGCTCCAGCGGTCTGATGGTCTACAAAGACAAGCTGAGGATCAACCGTTTCCCCTGGCCCAAGGTCCTCAAGGTCTCGTACAAACGCAGCAGCTTCTTCATCAAAATAAGACCATCGGAG GTGGAACAGTACGAGAGCGCCATCGGCTTCAAACTACCCAATTACAAGGCAGCCAAGAAGCTGTGGAAAGTGTGTGTAGAACATCACACCTTCTTCAG GCTGACCTCCACCGAGATGGCCACCACTCCCAGGAAGTTCCTGGCACTGGGCTCCAAGTTTCGCTACAGTGGTCGGACTCAGGCTCAGACCAGACAGGCGAGCTCTCTGATCGACAGACCGGCTCCCCTGTTCCAGCGGTCCTCCAGCAAGAGGAACTCTCGCAGCCTGGACGGAG CCATGGTGTCCACTCCCGACAACAAATCCACTCGTCCGGTCAGCGCCCCTGTCATGTCACCGGTGTCTCCGGGGGAGGCGTCCCCATCGCCACTGCTACCCACCCTGCCTCGCTCTGACCACCACGATGGCCGCACGCCAAAAGGTCGCCGCTCTGCGGACAGGAAGGCGGAGGTAAAGAGGGAAAGTCACCCAGCAGAGCACACCAAGAGCCACAGCCCCAGACCGGAGTCCACTCCAGAAATCAAG ACAGTGGCCAGGAGAGAGCGGAGGCACTCCCCCTCTGTGACCGCGGCCAatggggaaagagagaaaaagagccaG CACTCTCCTCAGGACAAAACAAAGACGGAGATGGTGCGAGTGAGGAAG aaaagagCTAAGAAACTTGAGGGTGAAACTATTTATATCAGACATAGCAATTTAATGCTGGAG CTCAACCCTAAAGGCTTGGCATGCACcattttcctctctgactcTCAT GACCTGGATAAGACTCAGACTGAGATTATGCGTCACCACACTAGCATCAGTGAGTTGAAGAGAAGCTTCATGGAGTCGGTGCCAGAGCCTCGGCCCAGCGAGTGGGACAAGCGTCTTTCCACCAACTCGCCTTTCCGCACGGCGAGCATCAACGGCCAGCTCCAACCAGCG TCTCCTGTGATGAAGACCCAGACAATCACCATCTCAGACGTCACCAACTCCCTGAGAGGAACTGTGGCCTACAAGGACATCCCCCTGGTTCACACGGAGACCAAGACCATTACGTACGAGTCAGCACAG GTGTCTCTCCCACAGCCGGCGGACAGCCTGGCAGAGAGGGACTCAGGAGTGCTGCTGAGTGCCCAGACCATCACCTCCGAGACCATcagcaccacaaccaccacccaGATCACCAAG ACGGTGAAAGGAGGAATCTCTGAGACTCGCATTGAGAAGAGAATCGTCATCACTGGAGACACCGAAATCGATCATGACAAG GCTTTGGCTCAGGCCATCAAAGAGGCAAAAGAGCAGCACCCAGATATGTCTGTTACCAAAGTGGTGGTGCACCAGGAAACAGAGATCTCCCCAGAGTAA